A section of the Bradyrhizobium oligotrophicum S58 genome encodes:
- a CDS encoding flagellar basal body L-ring protein FlgH: MVRSVARTLMAVGAFGLAGGCAQLDGPSSSEVPPSSEAAPRPDTEPAPAASLIAPVPAHPPSQQRSESRVVSRTRRSAQIGDILTVDVNVDERMIVSSAPKQQTVGAGEPRSAGPGSAAGQLTASRRDPRRMSVAAVITQVLPDGRLAIEGRRAAQIGGAVVEVAIAGVIRSQDVGNGKTIDASKIAQARIWSRWRGNTDAQRQGQ, translated from the coding sequence ATGGTTCGCAGCGTCGCACGCACGCTCATGGCCGTCGGTGCCTTCGGATTGGCAGGCGGCTGCGCTCAACTCGACGGTCCATCGTCTTCGGAAGTGCCGCCGTCCAGTGAGGCTGCGCCTCGTCCGGACACGGAGCCGGCTCCGGCGGCCTCACTGATCGCGCCGGTTCCGGCGCATCCTCCATCGCAGCAGCGAAGCGAATCCCGCGTCGTTTCCAGGACGCGGCGCTCAGCGCAGATTGGCGACATCCTGACGGTTGACGTCAATGTCGACGAGCGCATGATTGTCTCCAGCGCGCCCAAACAGCAGACGGTTGGAGCCGGAGAGCCGAGAAGCGCGGGGCCGGGCAGCGCCGCAGGCCAATTGACGGCGTCGCGCCGAGACCCGAGGCGCATGAGCGTGGCCGCCGTGATCACGCAGGTGTTGCCGGACGGTCGTCTTGCGATCGAGGGACGGCGCGCGGCGCAGATCGGCGGCGCCGTCGTCGAGGTGGCCATCGCCGGCGTTATCCGATCGCAAGACGTCGGCAACGGCAAAACCATCGATGCCTCGAAGATTGCGCAGGCACGCATCTGGTCCCGCTGGCGCGGAAACACGGACGCGCAGCGGCAGGGTCAGTAG